The proteins below come from a single Thermococcus sp. Bubb.Bath genomic window:
- a CDS encoding DUF1102 domain-containing protein encodes MRKNIALGIFGLLVAFGLVLGAGANFRDYKVQRSAHWDIVTDDNELIDLTPVQPYAYINDGGVLVVDISPNNPNYPGYGMGLSPNSEYNFDEVFNVSNDLWEQNMSIVVRITSDNSDIQFYGADGDIYESTTGDIADKSDHAVNDVCFVVNNGDAVSVGMDFTVGNDPVNTTQSAAVHIEAYRLGTEPADIAGNCGQGS; translated from the coding sequence ATGAGAAAGAATATTGCTTTAGGCATTTTTGGCCTGCTGGTGGCGTTTGGCCTCGTTCTTGGGGCTGGAGCTAACTTTAGGGACTACAAAGTGCAAAGGAGCGCCCACTGGGATATCGTGACCGATGACAACGAGCTTATCGATCTGACCCCGGTGCAGCCCTACGCGTACATTAACGACGGCGGCGTCCTGGTTGTGGACATCAGCCCGAACAACCCGAACTACCCAGGTTACGGAATGGGTCTAAGCCCGAACTCGGAGTACAACTTTGACGAAGTGTTCAACGTGAGCAACGACCTCTGGGAACAGAACATGAGTATAGTCGTCAGGATAACTAGCGACAACAGCGACATTCAGTTCTATGGCGCAGACGGGGATATCTATGAGAGCACTACTGGGGATATAGCTGACAAAAGCGATCATGCAGTGAACGACGTCTGCTTTGTTGTGAACAATGGAGATGCAGTGAGTGTTGGCATGGACTTCACCGTTGGCAACGATCCCGTCAACACTACCCAGAGTGCGGCAGTACACATAGAGGCATACAGGCTTGGCACAGAACCAGCTGACATAGCTGGAAACTGCGGTCAGGGTTCGTGA